In one Oncorhynchus nerka isolate Pitt River linkage group LG7, Oner_Uvic_2.0, whole genome shotgun sequence genomic region, the following are encoded:
- the LOC115120804 gene encoding collagen alpha-2(VIII) chain-like codes for MTMLLAPVCVLLLLGGRVLGGGYPPMPQMKYMQPMMKGPVGPPFREGKGQYLDMPPMMDVKGEPGPQGKPGPRGPTGPSGFPGKPGLGKPGLNGQPGLQGPPGFPGIGKPGLPGLPGKGGIKGMTGNNGEVGLRGEPGPRGLPGQPGLPGPAGLSLNGKPGLPGGSGQPGSRGEPGQKGGPGNPGERGLKGENGNGNPGLPGTRGPNGLRGPPGPAGNQGMGKPGLNGLPGPSGPKGDQGLPGGIGEPGKAGGPGLQGQPGSVGLGKPGNDGLPGGPGPLGPKGEPGQRGSPGFPGGPGYGKPGLPGTKGDKGLFGGPGVTGDKGEPGMAGQPGDVGPDGQPGPPGIQGPMGLSGKHGMPGLKGELGPQGHPGLPGIRGDQGPGGMSGKPGIPGDKGLPGPNGAIGKPGPKGEAGHIGLPGNPGLLGNPGPKGELGFVGSPGPRGQSGIPGLQGPSGPMGPQGIPGLKGEPGLPGLPGLGKLGEKGVPGPQGPPGKPGNSGLNGNPGSPGPPGPPGPAGNGQTGVAGLTDSGLGGDEVPDGRNGKPQFGRADLTATLAPAFTAILTTAFPPSGTPIKFDRTLYNGQNAYNPATGIFTSPMSGVYYFAYHVHIKGFSLWVALYKNYVPATYTYDEYKKGYMDQASGSAVLELKENDQVWMQMPSDQANGLYSTEYIHSSFSGFLLCPT; via the exons ATGACCATGCTGTTGGctcctgtctgtgtgctgctgctgctggggggcCGTGTCCTTGGAGGAGGCTACCCCCCCATGCCCCAGATGAAGTACATGCAGCCCATGATGAAGGGCCCTGTGGGACCTCCCTTCCGAGAGGGCAAGGGACAGTACCTcg ACATGCCACCCATGATGGACGTAAAGGGCGAGCCAGGGCCCCAAGGAAAACCTGGACCTAGAGGCCCAACTGGGCCCTCGGGATTTCCGGGAAAACCAGGGCTGGGGAAACCAGGTCTCAATGGCCAGCCTGGCCTTCAGGGGCCTCCAGGCTTTCCGGGCATTGGGAAGCCAGGACTTCCGGGTCTCCCAGGAAAAGGGGGAATTAAGGGGATGACTGGGAATAATGGCGAGGTTGGACTCCGGGGTGAACCAGGCCCCAGAGGACTTCCAGGTCAACCAGGTCTCCCCGGCCCAGCTGGCCTGTCTCTTAATGGCAAACCTGGCCTTCCAGGTGGGAGTGGCCAACCTGGATCTCGTGGAGAACCAGGACAGAAAGGTGGGCCTGGAAATCCTGGGGAGCGTGGACTCAAGGGAGAGAATGGCAATGGGAATCCTGGATTGCCAGGAACCAGGGGCCCCAATGGGCTCAGGGGCCCCCCAGGGCCAGCTGGTAATCAGGGCATGGGAAAACCAGGACTTAACGGGCTTCCTGGTCCTTCTGGGCCTAAAGGGGACCAGGGGCTCCCAGGAGGAATAGGAGAGCCAGGGAAGGCTGGAGGTCCAGGGCTGCAAGGCCAGCCAGGATCCGTCGGATTGGGCAAGCCTGGTAATGATGGATTGCCTGGAGGACCCGGTCCACTTGGGCCTAAAGGTGAGCCAGGACAGAGGGGTTCTCCAGGGTTTCCTGGAGGTCCTGGCTATGGCAAACCTGGTCTACCAGGGACAAAGGGAGACAAGGGCCTTTTCGGGGGACCAGGCGTCACTGGAGATAAGGGAGAGCCTGGGATGGCAGGACAGCCAGGAGACGTGGGCCCAGATGGACAGCCAGGACCACCAGGAATACAGGGCCCCATGGGGCTTTCAGGAAAACACGGCATGCCTGGCCTGAAGGGAGAGTTGGGTCCACAGGGGCATCCAGGTCTGCCAGGGATCAGAGGGGACCAGGGTCCTGGTGGTATGTCTGGAAAACCAGGCATTCCTGGAGACAAAGGGCTCCCGGGCCCTAACGGGGCTATCGGAAAACCTGGGCCCAAAGGCGAGGCAGGGCACATAGGCCTGCCAGGAAATCCAGGTCTGTTAGGCAATCCTGGACCAAAAGGGGAGCTTGGGTTTGTTGGGTCTCCAGGACCAAGAGGCCAGTCTGGAATCCCCGGTCTGCAGGGGCCTTCAGGGCCAATGGGGCCACAGGGTATCCCAGGTCTGAAGGGCGAACCTGGGCTGCCGGGTCTTCCAGGTCTGGGCAAGCTCGGAGAAAAAGGAGTTCCAGGTCCCCAAGGTCCCCCAGGAAAGCCCGGCAACTCTGGACTCAACGGCAACCCCGGCTCTCCAGGGCCACCCGGGCCCCCTGGCCCTGCAGGAAACGGACAAACCGGGGTGGCTGGGCTAACGGATTCAGGGCTGGGTGGGGACGAGGTACCAGACGGGAGAAACGGAAAACCACAGTTTGGCCGTGCAGATCTCACCGCCACCCTGGCGCCCGCGTTTACCGCCATCCTCACCacagccttccctccctctgggACGCCCATCAAGTTCGACAGGACCCTGTACAACGGGCAGAATGCCTACAACCCTGCCACCGGTATCTTCACCAGCCCCATGTCTGGCGTCTACTACTTTGCCTACCACGTGCACATAAAGGGATTCAGTCTGTGGGTGGCACTGTACAAGAACTATGTTCCAGCCACATACACCTACGACGAGTACAAGAAGGGCTACATGGACCAGGCGTCCGGTAGCGCTGTCCTTGAGCTGAAGGAGAACGACCAGGTGTGGATGCAGATGCCCTCGGATCAGGCTAACGGGCTCTACTCCACCGAATACATCCACTCGTCCTTCTCAGGGTTCCTGCTCTGTCCCACATAA